One genomic window of Motacilla alba alba isolate MOTALB_02 chromosome 1, Motacilla_alba_V1.0_pri, whole genome shotgun sequence includes the following:
- the LOC119697862 gene encoding olfactory receptor 51E2-like, which translates to MPFSNSSELSPSFILASLPGLEAAQSWMAIPLCSAYVLAVLANGAVLLVVRAEPSLHAPMYFFLCMLAAADLALATATVPRILCFYWFGSREIGFAACLLQMFLIHTLSAVESTVLLAMAVDRYVAICHPLRHAAVLTNGATAKIGLLAVARGVLFFLPLPLLLLPLPFCGPRVLSHSFCLHQDVMNLACANTTPSVVYGLTAILLVMGLDAVLICLSYLLILKAVLRLAAWRERLKVFSTCIAHICVVLAFYVPLIGLSVVHRFGKDLAPLVHIVMGNIYILVPAVLNPIIYGVRTKQIQRRILSLIHVTDRAPR; encoded by the coding sequence ATGCCCTTCTCCaacagctctgagctcagcccGTCCTTCATCCTGGCCAGCCTGCCGGGGCTGGAGGCGGCGCAGTCCTGGATGGCCATCCCGCTGTGCTCGGCCTACGTGCTGGCCGTGCTGGCCAACGGCGCCGTGCTGCTGGTGGTGCGCGCCGAGCCCAGCCTGCACGCGCCCATGTACTTCTTCCTCTGCATGCTGGCCGCCGCCGACCTGGCGCTGGCCACGGCCACCGTGCCGCGCATCCTCTGCTTCTACTGGTTCGGCAGCCGCGAGATCGGCTTCgccgcctgcctgctgcagaTGTTCCTCATCCACACGCTCTCGGCCGTCGAGTCCACCGTGCTGCTGGCCATGGCCGTGGACCGCTACGTGGCCATCTGCCACCCGCTGCGGCACGCCGCCGTGCTCACCAACGGCGCCACGGCCAAGATCGGGCTGCTGGCCGTGGCCCGAGGGGTGCTCTTCTTCCTGCcgctgcccctgctgctcctgccgctGCCCTTCTGCGGCCCCCGCGTGCTGTCCCACTCCTTCTGCCTGCACCAGGACGTGATGAACCTGGCCTGCGCCAACACCACGCCCAGCGTGGTGTACGGGCTCACCGCCATCCTGCTGGTCATGGGGCTGGACGCCGTGCTCATCTGCCTCTCCTACCTCCTCATCCTCAAGGCCGTCCTGCGCCTCGCCGCCTGGAGGGAGCGGCTCAAGGTGTTCAGCACCTGCATCGCCCACATCTGCGTGGTGCTGGCCTTCTACGTGCCCCTGATCGGGCTGTCTGTGGTGCACAGGTTTGGCAAGGACCTGGCTCCGCTGGTCCACATCGTCATGGGCAACATCTACATCCTGGTGCCCGCTGTGCTCAACCCTATCATCTACGGGGTGAGGACCAAGCAGATCCAGAGGAGGATCCTGAGTCTGATCCACGTCACTGACAGAGCTCCCCGGTGA
- the LOC119697942 gene encoding hemoglobin subunit beta, which produces MVQWTAEEKQLITGLWGKVNVAECGGEALARLLIVYPWTQRFFASFGNLSSPTAVLGNPKVQAHGKKVLTSFGEAVKNLDSIKNTFAQLSELHCDKLHVDPENFRLLGDILVVVLAAHFGKDFTPDCQAAWQKLVRVVAHALARKYH; this is translated from the exons ATGGTGCAGTGGacagctgaggagaagcagctcaTCACCGGCCTCTGGGGCAAGGTCAACGTCGCCGAGTGCGGTGGCGAGGCCCTGGCCAG gctgctgatCGTCTACCCCTGGACCCAGAGGTTCTTCGCCTCCTTCGGGAACCTGTCCAGCCCCACCGCCGTCCTTGGCAACCCCAAGGTGCAAGCCCATGGCAAGAAGGTGCTGACCTCCTTCGGGGAAGCCGTCAAGAACCTGGACAGCATCAAGAACACCTTTGCCCAGCTGTCCGAGCTGCACTGCGACAAGCTGCACGTGGACCCCGAGAACTTCAGG ctcctgggtgaCATCCTGGTCGTGGTCCTGGCCGCCCACTTCGGCAAGGACTTCACTCCCGACTGCCAGGCTGCCTGGCAGAAGCTGGTGCGTGTGGTTGCCCACGCCCTGGCCCGCAAGTAccactga